The following are encoded together in the Salvia hispanica cultivar TCC Black 2014 chromosome 6, UniMelb_Shisp_WGS_1.0, whole genome shotgun sequence genome:
- the LOC125197015 gene encoding alpha-aminoadipic semialdehyde synthase gives MLGNGVVGILSESTNKWERRAPVTPAHCARLLRGSAKTGVSRIILQPSTKRIHHDAQYEDVGCEISEDLSECGFILGIKQPKLDMILPDKTYAFFSHTHKAQRENMPLLDKILAERATLFDYELITGDHGKRLLAFGKFAGRAGMIDFLCGLGQRFLSLGYSTPFLSLGQSYMYSSLAAAKAAVISVGEEIATAGLPSRICPLVFVFTGSGNVSQGAQEIFNLLPHTFVNSSSLPDLFETAGDSQVGKTSQRAFQVYGCAVTSQDMVVHNDPSKSFDKVDYYAHPENYRPIFHEKIAPFASVIVNCMYWEKRFPRLLTNTQLQDLIKKGCPLVGISDITCDVGGSLEFVHRTTSIDSPFIRYDPDDNSYHHDMEGSGIICSAVDILPTEFAREASQHFGDILSKFIGNLASSTSLDGLPSPLKRACIVHAGALTPLYDYIPRMRNSDIEVSSQTLQPLQTAKMKHTKMMSLSGHLFDQFLINEALDIIEAAGGSFHLVKCHVGQNTSALSYSELEIGADDKAVLDKIIDSLTSLANPRDELVDSENDMISLTLGKFKENGTREENGVRSEAAVLILGAGRVCRPAVEFLTAVGRDSTKKSYITEDMKEEISPVHVIVASLFLKDAEEITEGLPNATAVQLDISNEEKLNHYITQVDVVISLLPPSCHSIIANACIQSRKHLVTASYVDDSMSKLDESAKSSDVTILCEMGLDPGIDHMMAMKMIDEAHARGGKIKSFTSYCGGLPSPDAANNTLAYKFSWSPIGAIRAGRNPAVYKHDGEIVHVDGDKLYDSASKIRIPYFPAFALECLPNRNSLVYGDLYRIGNEASTIFRGTLRYEGFGGIMGTLARIGFFNTEATPVLKDETRPTYRTFLLSLLNHSTEDSEGLVVTEKWIADQILSLGFCQEKETAIKTAKTIVFLGFHEKAEIPKSCQSAFDVSCLQMEERLAYSGTEKDMVLLHHEVEVEFPNGKPSEHHGATLLEFGRTEGTRSYTAMALTVGIPAAIGALLLLGKTVKERGVLRPINPEIYEPALQILEAYGFKLVEKTD, from the exons ATGCTGGGAAATGGAGTAGTCGGGATCCTCTCGGAGTCCACGAATAAGTGGGAGAGGAGAGCTCCGGTGACCCCTGCACACTGTGCGCGGCTGCTGAGGGGCAGTGCCAAAACGGGAGTTTCCCGCATCATTCTGCAGCCATCGACCAAGCGCATCCATCATGATGCACAGTACGAGGATGTTGGCTGTGAGATTTCGGAGGACTTGTCTGAATGTGGCTTCATTTTAGGCATCAAACAGCCGAAG TTGGACATGATACTTCCGGACAAGACATACGCGTTTTTCTCACACACTCACAAGGCACAGAGAGAAAACATGCCACTTCTTGATAAG ATTTTGGCTGAGAGGGCTACTTTGTTTGATTACGAGCTTATAACTGGAGACCATGGTAAACGATTACTGGCATTCGGGAAATTTGCTGGAAGGGCCGGAATGATTGATTTCTTGTGTGGCCTTGGACAGC GGTTTCTTAGTCTTGGATATTCGACACCTTTCCTCTCCTTGGGCCAATCCTACATGTATTCTTCGCTTGCTGCTGCAAAGGCTGCTGTCATTTCTGTCGGGGAAGAGATAGCTACAGCGGGCCTCCCATCGAGAATCTGCCCCTTAGTCTTTGTCTTCACCGGTTCTGGAAATG TCTCTCAAGGAGCACAGGAGATATTTAATCTTCTTCCTCACACTTTTGTTAACTCAAGCAGTCTTCCTGATCTATTTGAGACA GCCGGAGATTCTCAAGTAGGGAAAACCTCGCAACGAGCCTTTCAAGTGTATGGATGTGCTGTCACCAGTCAAGATATGGTGGTTCACAATGATCCTTCCAAATCATTCGATAAG GTGGACTACTATGCACATCCCGAAAACTACAGACCTATTTTCCATGAAAAGATTGCTCCATTTGCATCTGTAATAG TAAATTGTATGTATTGGGAGAAAAGATTTCCTCGGTTATTGACTAACACGCAGCTGCAAGATCTAATCAAGAAAGGATGTCCGCTGGTTGGAATCTCGGATATAACATGCGATGTAGGTGGCTCGTTAGAATTTGTACATAGAACTACATCTATCGACTCACCTTTCATCAG ATATGATCCCGATGACAACTCGTACCATCACGACATGGAGGGCAGTGGCATTATCTGTTCCGCTGTCGACATTCTTCCAACAGAGTTTGCTAGAGAG GCTTCCCAACACTTTGGTGACATACTATCCAAGTTTATCGGAAACTTAGCTTCTTCAACGTCCCTCGATGGATTACCTTCGCCCCTGAAGCGAGCTTGCATCGTCCACGCTGGCGCACTAACCCCCTTGTATGACTACATTCCTAGAATGAGAAATTCTGACATTGA GGTTTCGTCACAAACTCTACAACCTTTGCAGACTGCAAAGATGAAGCACACAAAGATG ATGTCTCTGAGCGGCCATTTGTTCGACCAGTTCCTAATCAATGAAGCTCTGGATATCATCGAAGCAGCAGGTGGCTCCTTCCATTTAGTGAAATGTCACGTTGGTCAAAACACGAGCGCATTGTCATATTCAGAGCTTGAA ATAGGTGCTGATGATAAGGCAGTGCTAGATAAAATCATCGATTCTTTAACTTCACTTGCAAATCCGAGGGACGAGCTTGTTGACAGTGAAAACGACATGATATCACTTACACTTGggaaattcaaagaaaatggCACCAGGGAGGAAAATGGGGTGAGAAGTGAAGCTGCTGTTCTTATCTTAGGTGCTGGCCGAGTTTGTCGACCAGCTGTAGAATTTCTGACAGCAGTTGGCCGTGATTCGACGAAAAAATCATACATCACAGAGGACATGAAAGAGGAGATTTCTCCTGTTCATGTCATTGTTGCTTCTTTGTTCCTGAAAGATGCAGAAGAG ATCACTGAAGGACTTCCAAATGCAACGGCAGTTCAACTTGATATCTCGAATGAGGAGAAACTCAACCATTACATTACACAG GTTGATGTAGTGATCAGTTTACTGCCACCTAGCTGCCACAGTATTATAGCAAATGCTTGTATTCAATCCAGGAAGCACCTCGTCACTGCTAGCTACGTGGACGACTCCATGTCCAAGCTCGATGAATCAGCAAAAAGCTCTGATGTGACAATTCTCTGTGAGATGGGCTTGGATCCCGGAATAG ACCACATGATGGCGATGAAGATGATCGATGAAGCTCATGCAAGAGGGGGCAAGATCAAGTCCTTCACTTCCTACTGTGGCGGTCTTCCATCTCCAGATGCTGCAAACAACACTTTAGCTTACAAATTTAG TTGGAGTCCAATTGGCGCTATACGAGCTGGGCGCAATCCAGCAGTGTACAAACATGATGGTGAAATTGTGCATGTTGATG GTGACAAGCTGTATGATTCTGCTTCGAAGATTCGGATACCATACTTCCCTGCATTTGCACTCGAATGTCTTCCAAATAGGAACTCCTTGGTGTATGGAGACCTTTACAGAATAGGAAACGAAGCTTCGACCATTTTTCGAGGAACTCTTAGATACGAAG GTTTTGGAGGGATAATGGGAACTCTAGCAAGAATCGGGTTCTTCAACACAGAAGCAACCCCGGTGCTAAAAGACGAGACAAGGCCAACGTATAGAACCTTTTTGCTATCACTTCTCAATCACAGTACAGAAGACTCAGAGGGATTGGTTGTAACTGAGAAATGGATTGCAGATCAGATTCTTTCTCTTGGCTTTTGCCAAGAGAAAGAAACAGCAATCAAGACAGCGAAAACAATCGT ATTTTTGGGCTTTCATGAGAAGGCAGAAATCCCGAAGTCGTGCCAAAGTGCATTCGACGTTTCCTGCCTCCAGATGGAAGAGAGGCTGGCCTATTCAGGCACGGAGAAG GACATGGTCCTCTTGCACCATGAAGTGGAAGTGGAGTTCCCAAATGGGAAGCCAAGTGAACACCATGGAGCAACACTGCTGGAATTCGGAAGGACCGAAGGAACGAGGTCGTACACAGCCATGGCTCTAACCGTCGGCATTCCTGCAGCCATTGGAGCTTTG CTTTTGCTTGGAAAAACTGTCAAAGAGAGGGGTGTTTTAAGGCCTATAAATCCAGAGATTTATGAACCAG CTCTGCAAATTTTGGAGGCTTATGGTTTCAAGTTGGTGGAGAAGACTGATTGA